The following are encoded together in the Osmia lignaria lignaria isolate PbOS001 chromosome 13, iyOsmLign1, whole genome shotgun sequence genome:
- the Taf3 gene encoding TBP-associated factor 3 isoform X1, which produces MSTEYSRGVLRMVVAQICQTIGWHSINSTPLEFMVDLMQEYILRISKLTHQYAEILGRTEANINDLGLAFRHMNIDVQELAEYIKNVESVQCSIAVPKFPVRRENHLNFLKPGSREVVTRPVHIHEHLPAMYPGTEEEYVAEKSENLVNGTADVASINTTPTNNSTNASPHRMSPQVVFKRPGDPVSYESPIVKRVKVLEEGRPLREIHSVMMTTSGFLSPAREGKLPEARTPHQTRSDSPQPSSYPMVPPELKYDKKPKKIIKKGLEDGKIDKENKKKNRAKELFKPDKIDNNKIKKLAGMKELAKLKPLKPGGGKAQCAMPSSSSRPSTPKLMSPKASGSPKLQKVAQPKAKTEKVIDLVDGSIAVERKEDNIDKLPSEPDKQKLNIFKKISKPREDKDKDISEQHKYKELDSRESSPGLIIDENIDKQTISNDNDAKREEKKTPHTPDVHLQPDGGELTDVPSPGSDVYMFDDMSPPGTPSTPRTPELNMPTTPTDHKKKKKEKISKKKELKSRSPKRCVSPKKTKLTNDVPELDVLDRPKTPQAPEPQLSKDPSFPLPFPFFPAFPPAPGLIPHPMFPRFPLPLGRGTTGPHPAMPNLPLPPRFLNLPQKSEDLSTLPKHKSVEREKPSSAPSSTEAMPSVTKYEKIEKEKGDKLKVVKQDKEIVTPVPTNTVAPPLSSALAAPITYSTPVPIVPLLLSKSPQIEKPDKNDKKLKEHKKEKKEKLKKKKEKKEKHKEKSEKIKEKKDKIDKKEKLDKIKEKKEKKDKRKEKEKEDKNSEAVPKITLKLGTASPRPPTPDSTPMKKMELCYRTIKTLLKKPEEETKREPSPELAKISALVTRPPKQKLASKKTEEGTLDGSPVLPTDTFSASLTSVPLATVPRAKKSLFKALPPREIPHFDPAPKLLPPMTPQQPPYYYRRKQMQLLKRMMLRKTKKMAGSCCPQHRPLLWIKVVLKFGYVLLVATRMMDLLWLVVMIAMPGIIGYALVCKCHQLKMKIGIAAFA; this is translated from the exons ATGTCAACAGAATATAGCAGAGGTGTTTTAAGAATGGTTGTTGCCCAAATTTGCCAGACAATTGGATGGCATTCTATTAATTCTACGCCATTAGAATTTATGGTTGATCTTATGCAAGAATATATTTTACGAATTTCTAAACTTACTCATCAGTATGCAGAAATTt TGGGAAGAACGGAAGCTAATATAAATGATTTAGGTTTAGCATTTCGCCACATGAACATTGATGTGCAAGAATTGGCAGAGTACATTAAAAATGTAGAGTCTGTTCAATGTTCTATAGCAGTACCTAAATTTCCAGTCCGACGAGAAAATCATTTGAACTTTCTAAAACCTGGAAGTAGAGAGGTTGTAACAAGGCCAGTACATATACATGAACATTTACCAGCTATGTATCCTGGTACTGAAG aagAGTATGTGGCAGAAAAATCAGAAAATTTAGTAAATGGTACCGCTGATGTAGCATCGATCAATACAACACCAACCAATAATTCTACAAATGCATCTCCACATAGAATGTCACCACAAGTAGTTTTTAAGCGACCAGGCGATCCTGTTTCATATGAAAGTCCTATAGTGAAGCGTGTAAAAGTATTAGAAGAAGGCAGACCGTTGCGTGAAATTCATAGTGTAATGATGACTACTTCTGGTTTTTTATCACCTGCCCGAGAAGGAAAATTGCCTGAAGCAAGAACACCTCATCAAACTCGCTCAGATTCACCACAGCCTAGTTCTTATCCCATGGTACCACCCGAACTAAAATATGATAAGAAACCTAAAAAGATTATAAAGAAAGGATTAGAAGACGGTAAAATCGAtaaagagaataaaaagaaaaatcgtgctaaagaattatttaaaccaGACAAGATAgataacaataaaattaaaaaattagctgGTATGAAAGAATTAGCTAAATTAAAACCTTTGAAGCCTGGAGGTGGAAAAGCACAATGCGCCATGCCAAGTTCATCGAGTAGACCATCAACTCCAAAACTAATGTCACCTAAAGCTAGTGGTAGTCCAAAATTGCAAAAAGTTGCACAACCAAAGGCAAAAACAGAGAAAGTAATTGATCTTGTCGATGGATCTATAGCGGTTGAAAGAAAGGAGGATAACATTGATAAATTACCATCAGAGCCggataaacaaaaattaaatatttttaagaagATTTCAAAACCACGGGAGGATAAGGACAAAGACATATCAGAGCAACATAAATACAAGGAACTCGATTCAAGGGAAAGTTCGCCAGGTTTAATAATAGATGAAAATATTGATAAGCAAACAATTAGTAATGATAATGATgcgaagagagaagaaaagaagacaCCTCATACACCGGATGTCCACCTTCAACCTGACGGAGGAGAATTAACTGATGTACCAAGTCCAGGATCTGATGTGTACATGTTTGATGATATGTCTCCGCCAGGAACTCCGAGTACGCCAAGAACCCCTGAACTAAATATGCCCACTACTCCTACAGatcataagaaaaagaaaaaagaaaagatcagTAAAAAGAAGGAGTTAAAATCAAGAAGTCCGAAACGTTGCGTTAGTCCGAAAAAG ACAAAGCTTACCAACGACGTTCCAGAACTGGATGTATTAGATCGGCCAAAAACTCCACAGGCACCTGAACCTCAACTGTCGAAAGATCCAAGTTTCCCGCTTCCGTTTCCATTTTTTCCGGCGTTTCCTCCGGCACCTGGTTTAATACCACATCCTATGTTCCCCAGGTTTCCGTTACCTTTAGGAAGAGGTACTACTGGTCCCCATCCAGCAATGCCAAATTTACCTTTACCGCctcgttttctaaatttaccACAAAAATCAGAAGATTTGTCAACCTTACCGAAACATAAATCTGTTGAACGTGAGAAACCTTCTTCAGCACCTTCGTCTACCGAAGCTATGCCTTCAGtaacaaaatatgaaaaaatagagaaagaaaaaggagataaaCTAAAGGTGGTTAAGCAGGACAAAGAGATTGTCACACCAGTTCCTACAAATACTGTTGCACCACCATTATCATCCGCACTTGCAGCACCAATTACGTATTCTACACCAGTACCTATCGTGCCGTTATTACTTTCAAAAAGTCCCCAAATTGAAAAACCGGATAAAAATGATAAG aaattaaaggaacataaaaaggaaaagaaagagaaattaaagaagaaaaaagagaagaaggagaaacataaagagaaaagtgaaaaaataaaagaaaagaaagataagatagataaaaaagaaaaattagataaaattaaagaaaagaaggaaaagaaagataagcgaaaagaaaaagag AAGGAAGATAAGAATTCAGAAGCTGTGCCAAAAATAACACTAAAATTAGGGACAGCTTCTCCAAGACCACCAACGCCTGATAGTACTCCGATGAAAAAGAT ggAACTGTGTTATAGAACGATAAAAACATTGCTGAAGAAGCCTGAGGAGGAAACAAAACGAGAACCAAGTCCAGAGTTAGCAAAAATATCAGCACTAGTAACGCGACCACCAAAACAAAAGTTGGCAAGTAAGAAAACAGAGGAGGGAACATTAGATGGAAGTCCTGTTCTTCCTACAGATACTTTCTCTGCTAGTCTTACTAGTGTGCCACTTGCAACAGTTCCTCGAGCAAAGAAATCTCTCTTCAAAGCCTTACCTCCAAGAGAGATTCCTCACTTTGATCCTGCTCCCAAACTCCTACCTCCTATGACGCCACAACAACCACCATATTATTAT AGACGAAAGCAGATGCAGCTCTTAAAAAGGATGATGCTAAGGAAGACAAAGAAAATGGCAGGATCGTGTTGCCCCCAACACCGACCACTACTGTG GATCAAGGTGGTACTCAAGTTTGGATATGTCCTGCTTGTGGCAACCAGGATGATGGATCTCCTATGGTTGGTTGTGATGATTGCGATGCCTGGTATCATTG GGTATGCGTTGGTATGCAAGTGCCACCAGCTGAAAATGAAGATTGGTATTGCCGCTTTTGCATAG
- the Taf3 gene encoding TBP-associated factor 3 isoform X4 — MSTEYSRGVLRMVVAQICQTIGWHSINSTPLEFMVDLMQEYILRISKLTHQYAEILGRTEANINDLGLAFRHMNIDVQELAEYIKNVESVQCSIAVPKFPVRRENHLNFLKPGSREVVTRPVHIHEHLPAMYPGTEEEYVAEKSENLVNGTADVASINTTPTNNSTNASPHRMSPQVVFKRPGDPVSYESPIVKRVKVLEEGRPLREIHSVMMTTSGFLSPAREGKLPEARTPHQTRSDSPQPSSYPMVPPELKYDKKPKKIIKKGLEDGKIDKENKKKNRAKELFKPDKIDNNKIKKLAGMKELAKLKPLKPGGGKAQCAMPSSSSRPSTPKLMSPKASGSPKLQKVAQPKAKTEKVIDLVDGSIAVERKEDNIDKLPSEPDKQKLNIFKKISKPREDKDKDISEQHKYKELDSRESSPGLIIDENIDKQTISNDNDAKREEKKTPHTPDVHLQPDGGELTDVPSPGSDVYMFDDMSPPGTPSTPRTPELNMPTTPTDHKKKKKEKISKKKELKSRSPKRCVSPKKTKLTNDVPELDVLDRPKTPQAPEPQLSKDPSFPLPFPFFPAFPPAPGLIPHPMFPRFPLPLGRGTTGPHPAMPNLPLPPRFLNLPQKSEDLSTLPKHKSVEREKPSSAPSSTEAMPSVTKYEKIEKEKGDKLKVVKQDKEIVTPVPTNTVAPPLSSALAAPITYSTPVPIVPLLLSKSPQIEKPDKNDKKLKEHKKEKKEKLKKKKEKKEKHKEKSEKIKEKKDKIDKKEKLDKIKEKKEKKDKRKEKEKEDKNSEAVPKITLKLGTASPRPPTPDSTPMKKITIKTLLKKPEEETKREPSPELAKISALVTRPPKQKLASKKTEEGTLDGSPVLPTDTFSASLTSVPLATVPRAKKSLFKALPPREIPHFDPAPKLLPPMTPQQPPYYYDQGGTQVWICPACGNQDDGSPMVGCDDCDAWYHWVCVGMQVPPAENEDWYCRFCIAKKQELHHDKKKKKRKKKVKVTA; from the exons ATGTCAACAGAATATAGCAGAGGTGTTTTAAGAATGGTTGTTGCCCAAATTTGCCAGACAATTGGATGGCATTCTATTAATTCTACGCCATTAGAATTTATGGTTGATCTTATGCAAGAATATATTTTACGAATTTCTAAACTTACTCATCAGTATGCAGAAATTt TGGGAAGAACGGAAGCTAATATAAATGATTTAGGTTTAGCATTTCGCCACATGAACATTGATGTGCAAGAATTGGCAGAGTACATTAAAAATGTAGAGTCTGTTCAATGTTCTATAGCAGTACCTAAATTTCCAGTCCGACGAGAAAATCATTTGAACTTTCTAAAACCTGGAAGTAGAGAGGTTGTAACAAGGCCAGTACATATACATGAACATTTACCAGCTATGTATCCTGGTACTGAAG aagAGTATGTGGCAGAAAAATCAGAAAATTTAGTAAATGGTACCGCTGATGTAGCATCGATCAATACAACACCAACCAATAATTCTACAAATGCATCTCCACATAGAATGTCACCACAAGTAGTTTTTAAGCGACCAGGCGATCCTGTTTCATATGAAAGTCCTATAGTGAAGCGTGTAAAAGTATTAGAAGAAGGCAGACCGTTGCGTGAAATTCATAGTGTAATGATGACTACTTCTGGTTTTTTATCACCTGCCCGAGAAGGAAAATTGCCTGAAGCAAGAACACCTCATCAAACTCGCTCAGATTCACCACAGCCTAGTTCTTATCCCATGGTACCACCCGAACTAAAATATGATAAGAAACCTAAAAAGATTATAAAGAAAGGATTAGAAGACGGTAAAATCGAtaaagagaataaaaagaaaaatcgtgctaaagaattatttaaaccaGACAAGATAgataacaataaaattaaaaaattagctgGTATGAAAGAATTAGCTAAATTAAAACCTTTGAAGCCTGGAGGTGGAAAAGCACAATGCGCCATGCCAAGTTCATCGAGTAGACCATCAACTCCAAAACTAATGTCACCTAAAGCTAGTGGTAGTCCAAAATTGCAAAAAGTTGCACAACCAAAGGCAAAAACAGAGAAAGTAATTGATCTTGTCGATGGATCTATAGCGGTTGAAAGAAAGGAGGATAACATTGATAAATTACCATCAGAGCCggataaacaaaaattaaatatttttaagaagATTTCAAAACCACGGGAGGATAAGGACAAAGACATATCAGAGCAACATAAATACAAGGAACTCGATTCAAGGGAAAGTTCGCCAGGTTTAATAATAGATGAAAATATTGATAAGCAAACAATTAGTAATGATAATGATgcgaagagagaagaaaagaagacaCCTCATACACCGGATGTCCACCTTCAACCTGACGGAGGAGAATTAACTGATGTACCAAGTCCAGGATCTGATGTGTACATGTTTGATGATATGTCTCCGCCAGGAACTCCGAGTACGCCAAGAACCCCTGAACTAAATATGCCCACTACTCCTACAGatcataagaaaaagaaaaaagaaaagatcagTAAAAAGAAGGAGTTAAAATCAAGAAGTCCGAAACGTTGCGTTAGTCCGAAAAAG ACAAAGCTTACCAACGACGTTCCAGAACTGGATGTATTAGATCGGCCAAAAACTCCACAGGCACCTGAACCTCAACTGTCGAAAGATCCAAGTTTCCCGCTTCCGTTTCCATTTTTTCCGGCGTTTCCTCCGGCACCTGGTTTAATACCACATCCTATGTTCCCCAGGTTTCCGTTACCTTTAGGAAGAGGTACTACTGGTCCCCATCCAGCAATGCCAAATTTACCTTTACCGCctcgttttctaaatttaccACAAAAATCAGAAGATTTGTCAACCTTACCGAAACATAAATCTGTTGAACGTGAGAAACCTTCTTCAGCACCTTCGTCTACCGAAGCTATGCCTTCAGtaacaaaatatgaaaaaatagagaaagaaaaaggagataaaCTAAAGGTGGTTAAGCAGGACAAAGAGATTGTCACACCAGTTCCTACAAATACTGTTGCACCACCATTATCATCCGCACTTGCAGCACCAATTACGTATTCTACACCAGTACCTATCGTGCCGTTATTACTTTCAAAAAGTCCCCAAATTGAAAAACCGGATAAAAATGATAAG aaattaaaggaacataaaaaggaaaagaaagagaaattaaagaagaaaaaagagaagaaggagaaacataaagagaaaagtgaaaaaataaaagaaaagaaagataagatagataaaaaagaaaaattagataaaattaaagaaaagaaggaaaagaaagataagcgaaaagaaaaagag AAGGAAGATAAGAATTCAGAAGCTGTGCCAAAAATAACACTAAAATTAGGGACAGCTTCTCCAAGACCACCAACGCCTGATAGTACTCCGATGAAAAAGAT AACGATAAAAACATTGCTGAAGAAGCCTGAGGAGGAAACAAAACGAGAACCAAGTCCAGAGTTAGCAAAAATATCAGCACTAGTAACGCGACCACCAAAACAAAAGTTGGCAAGTAAGAAAACAGAGGAGGGAACATTAGATGGAAGTCCTGTTCTTCCTACAGATACTTTCTCTGCTAGTCTTACTAGTGTGCCACTTGCAACAGTTCCTCGAGCAAAGAAATCTCTCTTCAAAGCCTTACCTCCAAGAGAGATTCCTCACTTTGATCCTGCTCCCAAACTCCTACCTCCTATGACGCCACAACAACCACCATATTATTAT GATCAAGGTGGTACTCAAGTTTGGATATGTCCTGCTTGTGGCAACCAGGATGATGGATCTCCTATGGTTGGTTGTGATGATTGCGATGCCTGGTATCATTG GGTATGCGTTGGTATGCAAGTGCCACCAGCTGAAAATGAAGATTGGTATTGCCGCTTTTGCATAGCGAAAAAACAAGAGCTTCATCacgataagaagaagaaaaagaggaagaaaaaggtgAAAGTTACTGCCTAG
- the Taf3 gene encoding TBP-associated factor 3 isoform X2, producing MSTEYSRGVLRMVVAQICQTIGWHSINSTPLEFMVDLMQEYILRISKLTHQYAEILGRTEANINDLGLAFRHMNIDVQELAEYIKNVESVQCSIAVPKFPVRRENHLNFLKPGSREVVTRPVHIHEHLPAMYPGTEEEYVAEKSENLVNGTADVASINTTPTNNSTNASPHRMSPQVVFKRPGDPVSYESPIVKRVKVLEEGRPLREIHSVMMTTSGFLSPAREGKLPEARTPHQTRSDSPQPSSYPMVPPELKYDKKPKKIIKKGLEDGKIDKENKKKNRAKELFKPDKIDNNKIKKLAGMKELAKLKPLKPGGGKAQCAMPSSSSRPSTPKLMSPKASGSPKLQKVAQPKAKTEKVIDLVDGSIAVERKEDNIDKLPSEPDKQKLNIFKKISKPREDKDKDISEQHKYKELDSRESSPGLIIDENIDKQTISNDNDAKREEKKTPHTPDVHLQPDGGELTDVPSPGSDVYMFDDMSPPGTPSTPRTPELNMPTTPTDHKKKKKEKISKKKELKSRSPKRCVSPKKTKLTNDVPELDVLDRPKTPQAPEPQLSKDPSFPLPFPFFPAFPPAPGLIPHPMFPRFPLPLGRGTTGPHPAMPNLPLPPRFLNLPQKSEDLSTLPKHKSVEREKPSSAPSSTEAMPSVTKYEKIEKEKGDKLKVVKQDKEIVTPVPTNTVAPPLSSALAAPITYSTPVPIVPLLLSKSPQIEKPDKNDKKLKEHKKEKKEKLKKKKEKKEKHKEKSEKIKEKKDKIDKKEKLDKIKEKKEKKDKRKEKEKEDKNSEAVPKITLKLGTASPRPPTPDSTPMKKITIKTLLKKPEEETKREPSPELAKISALVTRPPKQKLASKKTEEGTLDGSPVLPTDTFSASLTSVPLATVPRAKKSLFKALPPREIPHFDPAPKLLPPMTPQQPPYYYRRKQMQLLKRMMLRKTKKMAGSCCPQHRPLLWIKVVLKFGYVLLVATRMMDLLWLVVMIAMPGIIGYALVCKCHQLKMKIGIAAFA from the exons ATGTCAACAGAATATAGCAGAGGTGTTTTAAGAATGGTTGTTGCCCAAATTTGCCAGACAATTGGATGGCATTCTATTAATTCTACGCCATTAGAATTTATGGTTGATCTTATGCAAGAATATATTTTACGAATTTCTAAACTTACTCATCAGTATGCAGAAATTt TGGGAAGAACGGAAGCTAATATAAATGATTTAGGTTTAGCATTTCGCCACATGAACATTGATGTGCAAGAATTGGCAGAGTACATTAAAAATGTAGAGTCTGTTCAATGTTCTATAGCAGTACCTAAATTTCCAGTCCGACGAGAAAATCATTTGAACTTTCTAAAACCTGGAAGTAGAGAGGTTGTAACAAGGCCAGTACATATACATGAACATTTACCAGCTATGTATCCTGGTACTGAAG aagAGTATGTGGCAGAAAAATCAGAAAATTTAGTAAATGGTACCGCTGATGTAGCATCGATCAATACAACACCAACCAATAATTCTACAAATGCATCTCCACATAGAATGTCACCACAAGTAGTTTTTAAGCGACCAGGCGATCCTGTTTCATATGAAAGTCCTATAGTGAAGCGTGTAAAAGTATTAGAAGAAGGCAGACCGTTGCGTGAAATTCATAGTGTAATGATGACTACTTCTGGTTTTTTATCACCTGCCCGAGAAGGAAAATTGCCTGAAGCAAGAACACCTCATCAAACTCGCTCAGATTCACCACAGCCTAGTTCTTATCCCATGGTACCACCCGAACTAAAATATGATAAGAAACCTAAAAAGATTATAAAGAAAGGATTAGAAGACGGTAAAATCGAtaaagagaataaaaagaaaaatcgtgctaaagaattatttaaaccaGACAAGATAgataacaataaaattaaaaaattagctgGTATGAAAGAATTAGCTAAATTAAAACCTTTGAAGCCTGGAGGTGGAAAAGCACAATGCGCCATGCCAAGTTCATCGAGTAGACCATCAACTCCAAAACTAATGTCACCTAAAGCTAGTGGTAGTCCAAAATTGCAAAAAGTTGCACAACCAAAGGCAAAAACAGAGAAAGTAATTGATCTTGTCGATGGATCTATAGCGGTTGAAAGAAAGGAGGATAACATTGATAAATTACCATCAGAGCCggataaacaaaaattaaatatttttaagaagATTTCAAAACCACGGGAGGATAAGGACAAAGACATATCAGAGCAACATAAATACAAGGAACTCGATTCAAGGGAAAGTTCGCCAGGTTTAATAATAGATGAAAATATTGATAAGCAAACAATTAGTAATGATAATGATgcgaagagagaagaaaagaagacaCCTCATACACCGGATGTCCACCTTCAACCTGACGGAGGAGAATTAACTGATGTACCAAGTCCAGGATCTGATGTGTACATGTTTGATGATATGTCTCCGCCAGGAACTCCGAGTACGCCAAGAACCCCTGAACTAAATATGCCCACTACTCCTACAGatcataagaaaaagaaaaaagaaaagatcagTAAAAAGAAGGAGTTAAAATCAAGAAGTCCGAAACGTTGCGTTAGTCCGAAAAAG ACAAAGCTTACCAACGACGTTCCAGAACTGGATGTATTAGATCGGCCAAAAACTCCACAGGCACCTGAACCTCAACTGTCGAAAGATCCAAGTTTCCCGCTTCCGTTTCCATTTTTTCCGGCGTTTCCTCCGGCACCTGGTTTAATACCACATCCTATGTTCCCCAGGTTTCCGTTACCTTTAGGAAGAGGTACTACTGGTCCCCATCCAGCAATGCCAAATTTACCTTTACCGCctcgttttctaaatttaccACAAAAATCAGAAGATTTGTCAACCTTACCGAAACATAAATCTGTTGAACGTGAGAAACCTTCTTCAGCACCTTCGTCTACCGAAGCTATGCCTTCAGtaacaaaatatgaaaaaatagagaaagaaaaaggagataaaCTAAAGGTGGTTAAGCAGGACAAAGAGATTGTCACACCAGTTCCTACAAATACTGTTGCACCACCATTATCATCCGCACTTGCAGCACCAATTACGTATTCTACACCAGTACCTATCGTGCCGTTATTACTTTCAAAAAGTCCCCAAATTGAAAAACCGGATAAAAATGATAAG aaattaaaggaacataaaaaggaaaagaaagagaaattaaagaagaaaaaagagaagaaggagaaacataaagagaaaagtgaaaaaataaaagaaaagaaagataagatagataaaaaagaaaaattagataaaattaaagaaaagaaggaaaagaaagataagcgaaaagaaaaagag AAGGAAGATAAGAATTCAGAAGCTGTGCCAAAAATAACACTAAAATTAGGGACAGCTTCTCCAAGACCACCAACGCCTGATAGTACTCCGATGAAAAAGAT AACGATAAAAACATTGCTGAAGAAGCCTGAGGAGGAAACAAAACGAGAACCAAGTCCAGAGTTAGCAAAAATATCAGCACTAGTAACGCGACCACCAAAACAAAAGTTGGCAAGTAAGAAAACAGAGGAGGGAACATTAGATGGAAGTCCTGTTCTTCCTACAGATACTTTCTCTGCTAGTCTTACTAGTGTGCCACTTGCAACAGTTCCTCGAGCAAAGAAATCTCTCTTCAAAGCCTTACCTCCAAGAGAGATTCCTCACTTTGATCCTGCTCCCAAACTCCTACCTCCTATGACGCCACAACAACCACCATATTATTAT AGACGAAAGCAGATGCAGCTCTTAAAAAGGATGATGCTAAGGAAGACAAAGAAAATGGCAGGATCGTGTTGCCCCCAACACCGACCACTACTGTG GATCAAGGTGGTACTCAAGTTTGGATATGTCCTGCTTGTGGCAACCAGGATGATGGATCTCCTATGGTTGGTTGTGATGATTGCGATGCCTGGTATCATTG GGTATGCGTTGGTATGCAAGTGCCACCAGCTGAAAATGAAGATTGGTATTGCCGCTTTTGCATAG